The Canis lupus dingo isolate Sandy chromosome 8, ASM325472v2, whole genome shotgun sequence genome has a segment encoding these proteins:
- the ISCA2 gene encoding iron-sulfur cluster assembly 2 homolog, mitochondrial, protein MAAVGGLSVAVAALRAVTPWARGRLLAAFRGPQARRETSSSSPEAGEGQIHLTNSCVQRLLEITEGSEFLRLEVEGGGCSGFQYKFSLDTVINPDDRVFEQGGAKVVVDSDSLAFVKGAQVDFSQELIRSSFQVLNNPQAQQGCSCGSSFSIKL, encoded by the exons ATGGCGGCCGTCGGCGGGTTGTCTGTAGCGGTGGCTGCGTTAAGGGCGGTCACTCCGTGGGCAAGGGGCAG GCTCCTCGCGGCCTTTCGCGGACCTCAGGCTCGTCGGGAAACGTCGTCCTCCAGCCCCGAGGCCGGCGAAGGGCAGATCCACCTCACTAACAGCTGCGTCCAG AGGCTTCTGGAAATCACCGAAGGGTCAGAATTCCTCAGGCTGGAAGTGGAGGGAGGTGGATGCTCCGGATTCCAATACAAATTTTCACTGGATACAGTTATCAACCCCGACGACAG GGTATTTGAACAGGGTGGGGCAAAAGTGGTGGTTGACTCTGATAGCTTGGCCTTCGTGAAAGGGGCCCAGGTGGACTTCAGCCAAGAACTGATCCGAAGCTCGTTTCAAGTGTTGAACAATCCTCAAGCACAGCAAGGCTGCTCCTGTGGATCATCCTTCTCTATCAAACTTTGA
- the NPC2 gene encoding NPC intracellular cholesterol transporter 2 — MRLLVAAFLLLALGASALAEPVHFKDCGSAVGVIKELNVNPCPAQPCKLHKGQSYSVNVTFTSNIPSQSSKAVVHGIVLGVAVPFPIPEADGCKSGINCPIQKDKTYSYLNKLPVKNEYPSIKLVVQWMLLGDNNQHLFCWEIPVQIEG; from the exons ATGCGTCTCTTGGTCGCCGCGTTCCTGCTCCTGGCGCTCGGCGCCTCGGCCCTGGCGGAGCCGGTGCATTTCAAGGACTGTG gtTCTGCAGTTGGAGTTATAAAAGAACTGAATGTGAACCCATGCCCTGCCCAGCCTTGCAAACTGCACAAAGGCCAATCTTACAGTGTCAATGTCACCTTCACCAGTA ataTTCCATCTCAAAGTAGCAAAGCCGTGGTGCATGGCATCGTGTTGGGCGTCGCAGTTCCCTTTCCCATTCCTGAGGCTGATGGTTGTAAGAGTGGAATCAACTGCCCCATCCAGAAAGATAAGACCTACAGCTACCTGAACAAACTGCCAGTGAAGAACGAATACCCCTCT aTAAAACTGGTGGTGCAGTGGATGCTTCTGGGCGACAACAATCAGCATCTCTTCTGCTGGGAAATCCCAGTTCAGATTGAAGGCTAG